TTGAAATGCTCGATTTTAaacaataattttttaaatgatgtATTGAGTAGAGTTCAAGACTTTAAATTAGGGTTGAGCATTTGATCGGTTCGGTCCAAAAGAATCGAATAGACCGAAAAATCGAATAGTCATTTTTTTTGGACCGAACCGGAccgaagttatattatggacCGGACCTAACCGAACcaaaataattcggttcggttcggttttggaccgaatagaccgaatttttttcaaaaataaaattgcattaaaaattaaatcacagatgataaattttaaaatataattaaactaatgtgatatgtagagttctaatagtccataaatataattacaaattaaaaattttgattataatttttaagatatatgtaatatatataatacaaaattatagtatttatgatttggtctattcggtccggaccgaaatatttgtgaaaagaaccgaaccgaaccgaatttctgaaaaatttagaatcgaaccgaaccgaattagcacggttcggttcggtttttcggtttcggttcggttttgctctGCCCTACTTTGAATACACAAAGTGCATATAatacacaaaatataaattaacaaGGTAGTGTAAACAATTAAATCAAAATTTTACTTGCTCATCATCAAAAAATATATATAGGAAATATCTAACAAGTATGTCAACATTAAATGTTGGCATGAACACATGATGACAACACTCTTCCACAGGATACATTACAAAAAGAACAGGAAAACCTTCTTTTTTAATCTGAAGAGAGTAGCTGAGAGATGTGCTTAGAAATGTCCAGACACAACTTACAATATATAAAGAAGGTATATTCCGAAGGAGTGCTTCCTCAGAATACATGTATATTTGAAGGCTTTATGTATGTCTTCGAATACATGTGTTCTCAGGTCACCCCTTTGGAAAATATGTTTCCCCCTCCCTTTCTAAGAATAACAAAATGTTTGTACAGCGCAATTAGAGAATTTTCGTTGGCAATCTCTCGGTAAGACACCAGTTTTGTACGAAATTTATATATTAGTATATTGCTCTATCTCTCAGCCTCTTTTCCTATGTTTTCTTTATTTATGTATCGGTCATGTTTCACAATTAGAAATTGAATTAGATTCACGGTCTTAACTACTCCGTATCTGATTGTGGACTCTCGAATTTAATTtagttattttaaataaaattatttaataaatatgtATTGCAATTATTTTTCTGTCCTTTCACCGAACATTAATAATCTAATTGACCTTCTCCATATAACTTTTACAAAATTGTATGAAATTTTATTTGATCTAatctaatttaattaaaattctaatttaactaaaaaattatattttttaaataaaacacTAACTTCCAAACGGTGTCAGCATAAATTTAAAAGCGAAATGACCGAAACTAAGACCATTTAGACACTTTATGAAGCAAATACTTTTAACTTCATCAAATTGACAACGTTTTAGGCGTTAAGTGCCTACAGGTCGAGATGCTTCCATTAGAGCATCTTCTGTTAATATTATCACACACAGAAAGAACGAAGGTATGATAAATTGCATTTGTTACCATCTCGTAagctaatttttttttttaaaaaaaagggTAAAACAAAATAAGAACTTGAAATCCATTCATTACATATGAAGCAAAACCACATCCATTACAAAAAAACTAGCATCAATTTGAACTCAAGTCCATAACAAACTCACACCAAACATTATTTATTATTGCCAAAAACAAGACATTCCGGAACAAAGTCGAAACTTCCCAGCGCTCTAAGCAATCTTAACCTCAATGGTCTTGGGCTTCCTAGGCTCTGGAGGAGGCAACTTGTGAACAGTAACACTCAACACACCGTCCTGACAAACTGCATTAATGTTTTCCAAATCAGCATTATCAGGCAACACGAACTTCCTCATAAACTTGCCAATCTTCCTCTCCATTCTCACATACTTGACgccttccttgtcctcttctttCTTCCGCTCTCCGCTAATCACAAGCACATTGTCTTCCTCCACCTCCACCTTAATTTCGCCTGATTTCAATCCAGGCATATCCACGACAAACACGTACGACTTCGGATACTCTTTCACGTCAGCTGCTGTTGTTGCCATTGCTTTCGCGTCACGGACGTAGCTACGTGCCTCTTCAGACTTGTTCTTGTTGTCGTCGTCGAGAATGTGGTGGAAAGCGTTGACCAGTGGATGATCGATTCCGATTCCCATTAGCCTGAAATCCATTTGATACTGAGAAAGTAAAAATTTAAATGCTTAATTTGACCTGAGGTGATTTAACTTGATTTGTCGATGGAATAACAGGGTTTGTTTGCGGGAGATTTATAGTGGAATATGGAAGGCTTAGAACGTTCTGGAAAGTACTACGGGGACACACACTTGTATATGATCGACGCTTCGGGAGACGCGGGGGAAATATGACTTCTGTACAGAGCTTCTACATTATTCGCGAAGCGtctaattgattttttttttaatatcaaTATCAATTAAAATGTTTCATAAATCGAACAAGGACGTACATAAAAAATAGTAGTAGTAAGTCCGCGGGCATCTATCATAAATCGTGTTTTTGTCCACTttttatatatactttttgtctatttttttttatatatttttttggaATATCCTCTACGGTATTATTATAGATTGACATTTTCCATTAGTTTCATTAATTTATTGGCATTTATCCGtaataattttgtatatttaattTTCACTTCGGAAACCTTCatattaaataaaatgtaataaaattaattttggttTCAAAAATAAATTGTATATTTGAATTTTTTCAATTAATATCCCATAATTCTATAGTTGTATCTTAAAGAATATCccataattttttaattaattaactcATTTTAATTTAGGATGGGTGTCAGATCATTTTGGGGCGGGCACCCCCGATCTCCAAACCCGAACCCACTTTCTGAACCTGCCTGATTCTCGAACGGAAATTATACCGCTTGTCGGTCCCCGTCCCGAACAGGTAACGGGGATCACCACAGGTATttagaaattttaatttttttaaccaaataaaatgatatatatttttaatgTAGTTTCAATAAAAGTAATTTAATAAATCatgatatataaatatattttaaatttaacatcatattttaaataacaatttgaatttaaatttatttataatcaaagataatattaaaattatatttattaaattataatttcTCATAATTCGCTTAAATTTCACTAAACGCTTAAATATTCGATTTTGCACTAATCGAAACACACCTCTGATTCCTCTTAAGCGGGGCTTAATCGTCCGCGTAATACGCTTTTATAACACTGATTAATTCGGAGACCAAAAAATTAGCTTATTTACGATTATCAATTAAAATTTTGCAAAAATattcaattatatatattttaaaatattgatATGGGTAAAAAAAATAACCCTATATATGAAATTAATACGACATTGATTAAACCGAGTATGGTTCAAAATTAATGAGGTTCGATTAATAAAGCCTGGTAATTAATATTGTACTAATCACGCTAAAGACCCTGTAAAGTCAAAGGGTTTCGCACGTTATTTTTAGAAGAAAAACCTTGCATAGGGCCCGTAAAACATGCATTATTAAATTTGTAGCTCACAAATCAGCCAAAATAATAGTCAGGAAAATAAGTCAGAATCAGACTCAAACTCTTAAAAAAGTCGTCCCCAAGCAACATAATCATATCAGGAAGTAAATCCCTATTTTTTAGGACTTCTAAACTCAACCAAATGTTCAAGTCTCTTAACTCTAAATTATAGGCACCCAATGCCAATATAAAGGGTAAAGGGTTTGACCCCTCATTCCCTGAACTATATGTCTTAGCTGAATTCTCTACATTCTAGAGATATATAAGCATCTTATGAGTACAGATTCAAGTCATGAAACACAAGTGCAGACATAAAAGATTGAAACTCTCAGACCCTAACATTAATAATACGTAATAAATACACATCATATTTTTATCCACATCAAATATATTAACTATAATTGCACATATGAAATAGGCATAAAAATATAAAGAATTTAATATACTGCGAGTTATTATGTAAACAATGTATAGTCTAAAGTTCCATTTAAACAGTAAAAATATTTCATTAAAATAGAAATAAGATAACAAATAAATTACAAATATAAGATTTAGCGTATGTTTTCTGCGAGTTTTGAAACAATTAGGAGCAAAATCAACATTTTTGCATGAAATTTGTACTCGTGAAGCCCACCAATAtcttataaaatattattatttaaagttgaggttgttattccctaacaatacaacaacaTAATTACAGAAAAgggattgaatgtaattctggtttaTTTTTACTTTTCTGAAAAATTCTTTCTTAAATATACAATTGTGTTTTGAATATGCAAGAGTGTAAATAGACTTGAAAAGTTTTCActaacacaaagtaaataaacttaaggttaaaaaatttctggtggatttttctttccaccagagatgtatatattgagaaaatccttatgatgcaagaatgcacacaactgcttacaagtaatCTTTACAACTTAGAACTTGAGAGTACTAAAGATACAACTTGCTTTCTACTTGTTCTAGTTTATTAAGTTCTAAGTTACtttctacacttggtttatatatcaccaagttacatgtgcaATAAGACAAATAATATTCCTATCAGCCAGGTCCAATGCAATCCAAGATAGATACAACATCTTTGAACGAACTTGTTTTGCATGTAAATAGAAATGCTTTATTTTCTTCAATCACCTGAAatcaggctgccacattccttttgtgcaCTATCAACCCATGTCACTCTGTCTGCTTCCGTCAAGATCCTTTCAACTGCAatcttgttgattatccgtcgaagCTTCTTAGATGTTATCTGTTGACACTATATTGATGCCATCCGTTGAAGCTCTCTAGATAGCATCTGTTGACAGCTTTAGCTGATATCCGTTGAAGGCTTGACTGGCTTATCCGTTGAGGGCATATGAGTCATCCATTGAAGCTTGCagagtcatccgttgaagttttatagattagcagttgaagttgttttcatagcagttgatactttttcacatatacaaaattataagacattttatatttacacttaacccacctattttgcatatcttgctagtagttaacatgacttagaAACTACCGAATCTACCAAATTCCCAGCTATTATAGTGTACAAAATATGCTACATACTCATCATTACTATAAGCTTCCCCTTCAACGGATAGACAACTGAGATTATCCCCttcacagacccccaatctcatacatgcacacacacacacacaagttatagccttagaaacgatgtacaaaatgtaatatTCTTTTATTACAACTTAAATGTACTATACGAGATCTCAATCAATTATTCGTAAACTCTACATGAAGTCACAATAATTAttactaacatcttatacctatctaaATATTTTGGTCCACCTGAGATAAAGCTACAAGGGATGCTCTCCATGATTGCAAGCGACTAAGTCACACACCGtcatactggtaatctgttgtgttgtgatatttaaaaaaaagcaagagtgagcaataatgctcaaccataataatcaacagtatgaaaagactgttaaagaaattatattaatttgTATGAGGATATATATTTATTCAATGTAGTTCTCTTGGTGATACACAActattttcaaaataatgttttcAATTGACTTGTTAGTCTGCAATTACCTTAATGGTAAATCCAGCACCTAGGCtcgggttacggtattgcatctcaattccaattggaagaataggacattcgtcGGAGCCCCCGATCTAcaatgatcagtcgtataacAGTAAACATTTATTGTTCCCTACATGTAGAAGGACAACACCCATACATCCAGTTATCACCTTTGCCGCATTCGGACATATTGTGTGTGGCCCATACATCTAGGCTTTCCATATACTTCACATGTTTACATGTGGCACACAAGTAGTCGCTCCAGTACAAAAAGTACTAgggtctacccctccttgtccttttgAAGAATCTCATCATATCCCAAGAACTCAAGCtgcatcgaagttccccaagtgttttgtttgttgataggcacaactcatctcatatatacatatatatatgtacttccgagaattttcggaggaagtactaaaataatgtgagttgaccgttgtcaacaacAAATAAGTGATggggagtttcttttgacattatagttaaaatatttaaaatacgtcgagataatatttttcgacgatccgaaagtattagtatgattttctggaactcgaaaaatatttaaaataagttttacgatttttaaatcttattaaatcatttagtaaatattttataatcaaataataattattaaataattaaatctcgaacaattctattttaaaagaatatttgaaataatattcctcaactaatttatgtttcaataattaaattaatctttaataaaataaaattatttagtttaaaataaaataatcgtCGAAGAATACTTCTCCTTTTTTATATGAATAGTTGATATGATATTCATTGctcaagtaattaaatatagttgagggaatacaatctttagaaatcgttttaaataaatttgaggtatttaatatttcacaagaggacatcgagtcacttggaataaaataagtaccGACTTTACTTGTCCAAAACATTTCCGGAATACTTCCAGTTTTAAATAATGCATACTGACCCACTCTTGGTCTTTAATATATATGCCACGCTACTAGCTAGCAttaacatttctcaaatataaacacctccggaatacttctgggtttttataaacttacaccgaccgactctcggtctaaatatatcaTTTCGAATCCGGTATTTTTactataccaaaatcatcatatcttatgattcaatatataacaatttgTAAAAGACCGTTAAACATTCATCATACATatattgcagtatttaaaagcaatcacaACACAATAGTTCTTAAAATGTAgagtttgaaaacttgcctgaagtCCAAGATATGTTCCCGACTTCCACTCGTTCTgagttttctaatcaacaaatatcataatcttaatcagtattcctaatcccCTCAATGACTTATTTTACTAATAAGTGTAATACTTTACGATTTTCGATATTCGACTTACTCAAAAAAATTGTCAATCCTTGGTCGCaatggacggtcaaagtggtcttctagagttgactttaccgaatgttactattacgcgactcgcactctaacatttttGATAAATCGAATacttaatattttaatatgaaaccacctcgaggagaTTCTTGagtgtttttaatatttatcataaatgtttcactttgaaaatatgaatttaaataggGAAAAGTATTTTAAAAATCCGGTCAACGACGGAAATTTACTATTCATAGCGCTTTCACTAAAAAGTTGATTTCTCTCAAACAGTTAACTCAATCGACTCACCGCTTTCGCGAAAACGATCTAGATAATATTTAGAACAAATGACTCAAGAAAGGTTTTCTAGGCAGAATGTTAAAAATCTTGAAGTAGCAGTTTATAGGCAGTGGCTAGCTGTGGTCATTTTTGGTATTCTCTCCTTGCGTGACCTTcactccgacatttttataaactCGAAACAATAAAATATTTAGATCAAACTTTAAAGAGGCTTCCTCACTGTATAAGTCAGCTACTggcaaaatttcataattttaaacaatGTTTAAGGTCCTCAATTATACCCTCAAAGTAAGCACTAGATAGCAGTTTGATTTTCTCAGCTACGTCACTAAAATAAACTTTTTTCCTAATCCGTAAATCATATCGATACGATCTTTAGATGGTTAAAAACTAGAAAAAAAGAGCTTTACAGTTATGTCAATTgggataaaaaaatatatattttacattCCGGAATTATGCTTCAAAATAGTCCTAAAGGCACACGAATATTATAATGTCGATACACGTAATAATTTCCGGTTTAACTACGTTAAATCAATTTAACAACAACTCAATCATCAATTCCACCATAATTATTGCAATTTAAGTTTATATAATCTATGAAAACATGATCAACACCAATTCATACCAATTAACCATCAAGATTTAACAATCCAAACTCCATTATTGAAGAATCAAGTCACATATGAACATGTCTTGTAAATATGCTTAAAACTTAAAGAAATACAAAGGGTAGATGAtgtttatacctttattgaagTCTGTTCACACTTAATAAGGGCATAAGATCGTTGGAGAGATCTTGGTTTAGCTTTAGGAGTCTTAAACttccatgaaaaatcaagaaaacaaaaagTAATTTTCGAAGTAACTATTCACCccaacttcaaacatttttcataaattaaaaatttaatgaatggacttgaaatttggtacgaGCCTTACATATGATATGGAGGAGATGTGTTTAAATGTATATAATTTCTGAAGATCTAGAACTTGAGTTTTTAATTTTTCTTTCCTccttgttcttgaaaatcagTATTGTGTtcttgagagagagagagaggttttTGTGTTGGTTGCTTGCTTGCTTCTGATGAAATGTGTTTGATTttgtgtatatatttatatatgcatATCTTTGATCAAATCTAGTAGCATGGTCCTTTTTCAAGGGGTAAAAACCTAGCCAAGTACTACTACTACATGCTTGCTTACTGTTCACTCTAGCTAGATCACTATGCTCCTTAGATGGTTACTATTTGATTACCAATCCTTGGTTACATTGCATAATAATTAGCTTGCATGGCTTGCATGGGAAGTTGCATGGgcttgatacgtttatttattctcTTACGTAttcgcttggtcgcttatttgttaTTGTGATTATTCCTCGTAAAAGATTCACGGGGTAATCCTTTTCTTATAAATCCTTTTATGCTTTGTAATCTTGTACTTGGgttttaatttttagaattctaGATTCGTGATTGTAacgtgattctcgtattccttgaTATTTCATAAAATAAGGTCGTTTTGCGATattggttttcttcgaaaactaacgacttttacatacactcaccTAATACGTATAACCACAATATGAACTCGAAAACTTAATTTTCATACTTTaatatagtgtgggctaaaaagtttttcctcGATCTTCAAGATTACTATTCATTCATCAttttaaaaattcctaaaaatttgggttattacaTGTTGCATTAAAATTGAACTATACAAAGAAGGTTTATAGAAGTTTACatgccattttcaaggtgctcctctagactgagcaaatcatttcctttttctttattcccttattttcttccccaaattttcattattttcctcaatctggagttggagttgtctgtaaaatTCAGCTTTATCCTCTTCATTGATATCCAGCACctcctgcatttccttgagagtttcacTGCTTGATATattgagttggtcttcaagtctgaaaaatcttctaacatACTTCTCATCTCTAAACTCCATGATCCAGTAGGGATTTATGTGCACTCTATTCCCAGTGTTTGGAATAGTTAGAACCCTTGGTAGTGCACTAGGATATCTGTAGCTTTGTCTAATTTGACTGATCTTTTTGAGTATTTCTGACTTAGCAACTTTTGTGAATCCAAAATCTTTCTTCATTGCAGAAAATACTTTGACCAATACATTGTAGCTTTCATTGAGAATCCTGTAGAAAGGCCATGTTATCTCATTACCCCCTTTGTATCTGAAGACCAATCTTTCTGGAAGCCTGTAATTAgtatcaattcctctcacttcatctagttcttCCAAAAAGAGTTCAAtatcagaaaattccttgatgtcacaaatgTAGTTGATCATCCTTGTTGATAGTAGGCTTGGGTTTTGAGATGGCTTTGGTTGGAGGTGGGGTTGGCTTGCTTTTCCTTCTTGAAGTTCTCTTCTTTGTTGGCAATGGAAAGTTTAgatcaggaattggtaaactctcccaatctataggttcatcctttggcactataggttcaccatgaaagttgaTCTCATGATTGACCTTGATTTCAGCTGCTTCCATAGTGGTTATAGTTGGTTGACTTTTAAGAACATATTGAGATGGTTCACTTTCCTTTTCTGTAGCCTTCTTGGCCTCTTTGCTTTCACCTTGACCCTTTTTCCTGTTACCCACTCAGGTTTCTTTACCTTTTCTTCAACATCCAGTTTTTTTTCAGTTAAAGTAGCAGGTTTCTCAATTTTCTTTTTAGATTCCTTAGCCGCCTGCTTTTTCTTTGGCTTTACCCTCAAGGCTTCTTCCTTCTTTGCTTTTTCAAACCATGGATGTCCACTCATTACacagattatttatatatatctgTAAATTTTTGCTATTCTGTCTCTCAAGGTGGCATCCATGGTTGTCTTGTAGCTGGAAATTATTTTACCCATGATTTTCTGCTCATTAGGCCTGTGAGATGTATAGTCGAGCATCATTGGATCTTTAGTTGAAAACCTGGAAGTTGATGGTTTTGGATTGAGCACCATAATGGGCTTTCATTGGTATTGAAGTTTCTCCCTTTGTACCATTTTGCAGCTTCATTTCTCCTAAAGTTAGTGACCTCAACTGTGTGATATGTTTGACAGATTTTGACTGGTTTGTAGTTGAGCCAAAAACTTGAGCAAttctttcatcaattttcttcttcttttctttgagCTCCAACTCAGCTGTAGCTATATTGATGAGGTCTATGTTGTCCAGCTCCTCCTTTGCTAGTGGCTTTTTCATGGTAATGGGACTTTAGAAACTTGAACATGCACATCCttcccccctttttgttatcatcatgTTGAAGTACCACCAGCTGTTGGAGCAATCGAGTAtgagtttcttgattttgaaTTATCTTGGCCACTGAGTGTTCAACATTAGACATTCTTGCACTCAAGGCCTCAACTTTTCTTGCTATGTCACTTTTCTTCCTGAGCTTTAGCTGTAGTTCTCTCATTGTAGCTGCATGAAGCTTCTCATCCAACCTTATGTTTTGAGCAACCACCAGCTGTTGGAGCAATCGAGTAtgagtttcttgattttgaaTTATCTTGGCCACTGAGTGTTCAACATTAGACATTCTTGCACTCAAGGCCTCAACTTTTCTTGCTATGTCACTTTTCTTCCTGAGCTTTAGCTGTAGTTCTCTCATTGTAGCTGCATGAAGCTTCTCATCCAACCTTATGTACATATGTAGGAGTTGAATTTTGAGCAACCACCAGCTGTTGGAGCAATCGAGtatgagtttcttgattttaaattATCTTGGCCACTGAGTGTTCAACATTAGACATTCTTGCACTCAAGGCCTCAACTTTTCTTGCTATGTCACTTTTCTTCCTGAGCTTTAGCTGTAGTTCTCTCATTGTAGCTGCATGAAGCTTCTCATCCAACCTTATGTACATATCCTTCTTCACTTCATCAATTGAGAGTTTGAGGCCATCCAATTCTAGATCCTGTTTGAGATATTAAATTCTGTGATGTTGGAGGGATTCTGGATGGGATTGAAGAAGTGACCTTGTACCAGCATTGGTAGTGGCTCTGAAGCTGTCTGCGTTTGATTGATTAGCTTGAAAAGTGTGGACGTGAAGTGATGAGAGCTACACTCCTTGTTAAATATCCAGTCAGGAGTATCAGTTATAGAACTAGGTCCTGCATCTCTCATATATTCATGCCAGCTTCTTCATCAAAATATTCATCAAACTCATCATCATTATCAGCTCCAAAATCAGAATCCACATCAGTTGTAGGAGGAAAGGTTGAAATTGCATCTTTGGCCCTTTGCATAGATGCAGTTGTGTGAACTAGATTTATTGTCCTCTCAGCCTCTttattgccctgagcagccaaagTTTAATAGGCTataataggatgagtaaatgtaCTCAACATCCAGGAAAATAGAATGTATAACAACTCTGTATTCTTGCTGATATAGtctttccctttctgcatcactgacatccattgactcactagcaaagGCTGCCACCCTTATGCCTCCTGTACATGCATGTATCTTTTtatctctattttcttgcatcaggggctccctcTGGCTCACTACCCTCATgccctcacctactaaggtagaactcccctcactcactttttccataCTGAAAGAAATTGTATGCTTTGTGGAACTCTCATCCTCTCCTTTTTACtgagagcaacccagcctctcactcaattcactccatT
This genomic interval from Apium graveolens cultivar Ventura chromosome 8, ASM990537v1, whole genome shotgun sequence contains the following:
- the LOC141678798 gene encoding 17.1 kDa class II heat shock protein-like, with the translated sequence MDFRLMGIGIDHPLVNAFHHILDDDNKNKSEEARSYVRDAKAMATTAADVKEYPKSYVFVVDMPGLKSGEIKVEVEEDNVLVISGERKKEEDKEGVKYVRMERKIGKFMRKFVLPDNADLENINAVCQDGVLSVTVHKLPPPEPRKPKTIEVKIA